The nucleotide window GACAGTGATCTTCTCCATGATGACCGATACCTATTGCTGAGCCGTCAGGGCGCCGGATTAATTTTTTTCCAGCATGTTGATGATCTGATTGGCGACAACTTTTGCACTTTGATCGTCAGTGCGAATGGTGACGTCAGCGATCTCTTCGTACAGCGGATTACGTTCACCTGCCAGCGCTTCCAGCACTTCGCGCGGCGGTTCATCAACCTGCAGCAGCGGACGCTTTTTGTCGCGTTGCGTGCGGGCCAGCTGCTTTTCGATGGTGGTTTCCAGATAAACAACCACGCCGCGGGCGGAGAGACGATTGCGGGTTTCACGGGATTTGACGGAGCCGCCACCGGTCGCCAGCACGATGCCCTGCTTTTCGGTCAGCTCGTTAATGATCTTCTCTTCGCGATCGCGGAAGCCAGCTTCGCCTTCCACATCAAATACCCAGCCTACATCCGCTCCGGTACGTCGCTCAATTTCCTGATCGGAATCGAAAAATTCCATATTGAGTTGCTGAGCTAACTGACGACCAATAGTGCTTTTGCCGGCACCCATCGGCCCAACCAGAA belongs to Candidatus Pantoea soli and includes:
- the aroK gene encoding shikimate kinase AroK, giving the protein MAEKRNIFLVGPMGAGKSTIGRQLAQQLNMEFFDSDQEIERRTGADVGWVFDVEGEAGFRDREEKIINELTEKQGIVLATGGGSVKSRETRNRLSARGVVVYLETTIEKQLARTQRDKKRPLLQVDEPPREVLEALAGERNPLYEEIADVTIRTDDQSAKVVANQIINMLEKN